CGCGGACGGTGCTCGTCGAGACACCGAGGATGTCCGCGGCTGCGCCGATCCCGACTCGCGATGACGAAGAGCCCATGGTGCCTCCGTTGATTTCTATAGATTCAACGATGATTCTTCCACGGGCTCGCATGGGAATCTACATAAATCTATATGTCACCGAAGCGCCTTCTGGATGCGCTGCACCGAGACGGCCTCGGCGGTGCCCAGGCGCTGGGCGAACAGGCTCACGCGCAGCTCCTCGAGCAGCCAGCGGGCGGCGACCAGCTGCGGGGGAGCATCGGCGGGGAGCGGGATCGCGCCGCCCGCCTCGGCGAACGCGGCGGCGGCGCGCTCGTACTCCGTCATCCACGCGCGGTCGCGGCCCGGGTTGTCGGGGAGCTGCTCGAGGCGGATCCGCGCGCCCTCGAGGTAGCGCGGCAGGTGGCGGAGGCGATCGAGGCCGGTCGCGAGCACGAATCCGGGGTGCACGAGCCCGGCCAGCTGCCCCCGCACGTCGTTGAGCGCGCCGAGCAGCGTCATCGAGTTGGCGCGCTTCATCGCCTTCTCGACCTCGCGGGCGGCCGTGAGGATCCGCGCCACGAGAGACACCGTCGCGAGCACGTCGTCGACCGATCCGCGACTCACCTCGTCGCGCACCGCCTCGAACTGCGCGCGCGTGCGGACGGGGCCGTGGCGATCCAGCACGGCGTCGGCGACGGCCGCGCGGCAGTCCTCGATCACGGCGCGGGCCGACGCGTACGGCGAGGCGGCGAGGGCGAGCTTCTCGTTCGCGGTGAGGTGCTCCTGGATGTACGACACCGGGCTCGGCACCTGCAGCAGCACGAGGCGGCGCACGCCCGCGCGGCTCACTCGGCGTGCGGCCTCGGCCGTGGCCTCCACGCGGATCTCGACGCTCTCCTTGCGGTCGACGAGCGCGGGATAGCCGCGGACCACGCCGCCGGCCACCTTGGTGTCGACCACCTCGGGCAGCTCGCCGAGGTCCCAGTCGGTGAGGCCGGTGCGCTCGATCGAGGCGTGGATCGTCGTGGCCTCGGCCACGCGGCCCGCGCCCTTCGGAGCGCGCGAGCCGGCGCGATCCAGCTGACGGGCCACGCTGTCGCGGGCCTTGCCGGCCAGCCGCTGCTGCAGGGTCGCCAGGTCGCGATCCGACGCGAGGGCGCGGCCGCGCTGATCCACCGCGCGGAACGACATCTTCAGGTGCTCCGGCACGCGGTCGAGCTCGAAGGCGTCGGCTCCGACCGGCTGATTCGCCTGCCGTCGCACGAGCCGGGCGAGCACGTCCGCGAGCGTCGCGGCCGGGCGTCCGGCGTGATCCTCCGGACCCTGGCCCGCCAGTTCCTCCGAGAACCTCGCGGCCCAGTCGGCCGCCGGCACCACGTGGCGCCGGATGGCCTTCGGCAGCGCCTTGAGCATGGCGGTGATGAGCTCGTCGCGCATGCCCGGAACCTGCCAGTCGAAGCCCGCCGGCTCGATCTGCGCGAGCAGGGGCAGGGGGATCACGACCGTGACGCCGTCGTCCGGGGCGCCCGGCTCGAACCGGTAGGCCAGGCCGAGCGTCTGATCGCCCTGCGTCCACTTCGTGGGGAAATCGCGGGCATCCGACGTGGCGGCGCCGTCGACGAGGTCCTGCTCGCGCATCGTCAGCAGCTTCGGCTGACGGGCCACGCCCTCGCGCCACCACGCCTCGAACGAGCGCACGTCGAACACGTCCTGCGGGATCCGCTCGTCGTAGAACGCGTAGACGGCCTCGTCGCCGGCGAGGATGTCGCGGCGGCGCTCGCGCTCCTCGAGCTTCTCGAGCCGGCGCCGCAGCTCGGCGTTCTGGCGCAGGAACTGGGTGAGGTGCTGCGGCAGGACCGAGGGATCCCAGTCTCCCTCGACGAGGGCGTGACGCAGGAACAGGTCGCGGGCGCCGGGGCGATCCACACGGGCGAACTGGATGCGCCGACGCGGCACGATCTCGACGCCGTACAGCGTGACCTTCTCGTATGCCACCGCCGCCCCGGCGTCCTTCGACCAGTGCGGCTCGCTCACCTGACGCTTGGCGAGGTCGCCGGCCAGCGGCTCCGCCCAGGCCGGATCGATGCGGGCGACGGTGCGCGCGAACAGCCGCGACGTCTCCACGAGCTCGGCGGCCATGACGGCCTGCGGCCGCTGCCGGCGCAGCGCCGAGCCGGGGAAGATCGAAAAGCGGATGCCGCGCGCGCCGCGGTACTCCGCCGGGGCGGGGCGGCGATCCTTGGGGGCGGCCTTGGCGTCGCGCGTATCGAGTGTGCCGATCTGCGAGAGCAGGCCCGCGAGCAGGGCCCGGTGGATCGCCTCGCCCTGGGGGTGGCCGGACTCCGGGGTGCTCCGTGACCTCGACGCGCTCGCTTCGCTCGCTTGCTCGGTCCGTCTCCGCTTCGCGGCTTCGCCGCTCCGGTCGACGAGCGATTCGGACCCGCGCTTCGGCTTGGGGAGCATGCCGCGCAGCTGGCGGTGCACGTCGAACCACTCGCGCACGCGCACGTAGTTGAGGAACTCGCTGCGGCACAGCCGGCGGAACGCGCTCGAGCCCAGGGCGCGCTGCTGCTCGCGCAGGTGGTCCCACAGCTTCAGCAGGCCCAGGAAGTCGCTGGCGGGGTCGGCGAACCGCGCGTGCGCCTGATCCGCCTGCTCGCGCTGATCCTCCGGCCGCTCGCGCACGTCCTGGATCGACAGGCCCGCGACGATCGCGAGCACCTCCTCCTGCACGCCCGTGCGCCCGGCCTCGATGAGCATGCGCGCGAAGCGGGGGTCGATCGGCAGCCGGGCGATGTCGCGGCCGATGCGCGTCAGGCTCGGCTGCCCGCGGCCCAGGCGCACCGCCCCGAGCTCCACGAGCAGGTCGAGCGCCGCCTTCACGCCGCGCGAGTCGGGCGGGGTGAGGAACGGGAACTCCGTGATGTCGCCGAAGCCGAGCGCGAGCATCTGCAGGATGACCGAGGCCAGCGACGTGCGCAGGATCTCGGGCTCGGTGAACTCCGGCCGCTTCTCGAAGTCCTCCTCGGAGTAGAGGCGGATCGCGATGCCGTCGCTCGTGCGGCCGGCGCGGCCCGACCGCTGCTGCGCCGAGGCCTGCGAGATCGGCTCGATGGGCAGGCGCTGCACCTTGGCGCGGTTCGAGTAGCGCGAGATGCGCGCCGTTCCCGTGTCGATCACGTACTTGATGCCCGGCACGGTGAGCGAGGTCTCGGCCACGTTCGTGGCGAGCACGACGCGGCGCCTGACGCCCGCGACGGTGGATCGCTCGAACACCCGGTGCTGCTCGGCGGCGCTCAGGCGGCCGTAGAGCGGGAGCACCTCCGTCGGCGCGGCCTGGTTCGCGAACGCGCCCCGCACCGCATCGGCGGCGTCGCGGATCTCGGCCTCGCCGGGCAGGAACACGAGCACGTCGCCCGGCGCCTCGCGGTCGAGCTCGCGCAGGGCCGCCACGATCGCCGACACCTCGTCCTGCGGCTCGGCGTCTCGCGCCGGTCGTTCCTCGGCCTCGTCCACGAGCGGCCGATAGCGGATCTCCACGGGGAACGTGCGGCCTGAGACCTCGATGATCGGCGCCGGCGTGCCGTCGGCGGCGGCGAAGTGGCGGGCGAACGACTCCGGATCGATCGTCGCCGAGGTGATGACCACCTTCAGGTCCGGCCGCTCGGGCAGGATCCGACGCAGGTAGCCGAGGAGGAAGTCCACGTTGAGCGATCGCTCGTGCGCCTCGTCCACGATGATCGTGTCGTAGCGGCGCAGTAGCCGGTCGCGGTGGATCTCGTTGAGGAGGATCCCGTCGGTCATCAGCGCGATGCGGGTCGCGTCGGAGATCTGATCGGTGAAGCGCACCTTGTAGCCGACGATCCCGCCGAGCTCCACCTGCAGCTCCTCGGCCACGCGCTCCGCGATCGTGCGCGCGGCGAGCCGGCGCGGCTGGGTGTGCGCGATCCGCGTGCGCCCGAGCTCGAGGGCGATCTTCGGCAGCTGCGTCGTCTTGCCCGACCCGGTCGCGCCGGCCACGATCACGACCTGGTTCTCGCGCAGCGCCGCCGCGATCTCGTCCCGCGCGGCGCTGACGGGCAGCTCCGGGGGATAGGTGATGATCGGCTCGGGCATAGCCCTCCAGTCTATGGGCCGATCCACAAGGCTCTGGCGTTCAACAGACGTTCCTGGTTCCGTAACACGCATGACCCACGCGAACCCGCAGACTGTCCGGATGACCCGCCGACTCGTCATCGTCGTCCGAGCCGACCCCGTGATCTGCGGGCATTCCGGCGAAGCCCGCAACCTCGCCGAGGCCGCGCTGCTGCGCGGATTCGACGAGGTGCGGATCGTCACGTGGCCCATCGAGCGCCTCGAATCCGCCGGACTGCCCCTCAAGCCGCTCGACTCCGTGCTGCCGTACAGCGAGGGCATCCACGTGGAGCGTCCCGAGCCGGTCGGCGACTACAAGGTGGTCGACGGGCGCTACATCGGCGGGCTCATCGGGCGCCTCGTGGAGCTGTTCACCGACGGCGTTCCGACCGTCGCGATGTCGCTGTACCTGTCGCCGCACACCACGGCCGTCACCGACGCCGTCGAGGTCGCGCGCCGCACGGGGCTGCCGGTCAACGTGATCACCGTGGCGGAGGCCGTGGGCTCGGACATCACCAACGTGGTGCGGCAGTGCATCGAGGCCGACCGCTTCGGCGCCGCCGCGCACGTGCTCGAGTCGTACCTCGCCAGCGACGTCTGCGTCGCCGTGAGCCAGTACACCAAGGACCTCATCGTCGAGGAGGCCCGCCACCTCGACACCAAGCACGGCACGAGCTACGCGGCCCGCTGCGAGGAGAAGGTGGCGATCTCGTACCCCGCGATCAACGCGGCGCTGTTCGTCGGCCTCGAGCCCGAGGACGTCGACCGCCACCTCGCCGCCCGCGGGCTCGAACGCGACGGGTACGTGTTCTACCTCTCGCGGCTGGCGCGTGCCAAGGGCGTCGACGACCTCATCGCGGGCTTCGCCGCCGCCGAGGCCGCGACGGACCGGCAGCTGGTGATCGCCGGGCGCGGCCCGGAGGAGATGGAGCTGCGGGCGATCGCCGCCGCGTCGCCGGCCGCCGACCGCATCCGGTTCCTCGTCGACGTGGACGACGCGGAGAAGCCGTTCCTCTTCGCGGGCGCGGCCGCGTACGTGCTGCCGACCAAGCCGCGGCCGGAGTTCATCGAGACCTTCGGCATCGCGCTCGCCGAGAAGGCGCTCTCCGGCGGCGGCCCCGCGATCACGACGCTCACCGGCGGCGTGGGAGAGGCCGTGGGCGACACCGCGATCATCATCGACGTCGACGCCCCCGAGCAGATCGCCGCGGCGATCGACCGGGCGCTGTCGATGGGGTCCGCCGAGCGCGCGGAGTGGGAGGACCGGGCGCGCGAGTACGCGCTCCAGTTCGACCGCGCCAGCGTCTTCGATGCGCTGTTCGAGCGCGTCACCGCCGTCGAGGCGGAGCGCGAGCGGGTGCGCGCGGCGTCGTGAGCGCATGGCCGGGTCCTAGGCTGGGGACATGACCGTTCCCACCGTGAAGCTCAACTCCGGTTACGAGATCCCGCAGCTCGGTTTCGGCGTCTTCCTCGTGCCCCCGGCCGAGGCCGAGAAGGCCGTCAGCGAGGCGCTCGAGGTCGGCTACCGCCACATCGACACCGCCGCCATCTACAAGAACGAGGAGGGCGTGGGCGCCGCGATCGCGAAGAGCGGCATCCCGCGTGAGGAGCTCTTCATCACGACGAAGCTCTGGAACGACCGCCAGTCGGGCGAGCAGCCGCACGACGCGATCCGCGAGAGCCTCGACAAGCTCGGCCTGGAGTACGTCGACCTCTACCTGACGCACTGGCCCACGCCGCAGCGCGACACCTACTCGAACGCCTGGCAGAAGCTCATCGAGATCCGCGACGCGGGCCTGTCGCGCTCGATCGGCGTCTCGAACCACCTGCCCGAGCACCTCGATCGCATCGTGAAGGACACCGGTGTCGTGCCGGCCGTCGACCAGATCGAGCTGCACCCCGCCTACCAGCAGGCCGACGTCCTCGCCTGGGGCGAGGCCAACGGCATGAAGATCGAGTCGTGGGGTCCGCTGGGTCAGGGCAAGTACCCGCTGTTCGAGAACCCCGCCGTCGCCGCGGCCGCCGAGGCGCACGGCAAGACGCCGGCGCAGGTCGTCATCCGCTGGCACCTGCAGCGCGGCTTCATCGTGTTCCCCAAGTCGGTGCGCACCGAGCGCATGGCCGAGAACTTCGACGTCTTCGGCTTCGAGCTCACCGCCGCCGAGATGGACGCGATCACCGCGCTCGACCCGGGCGACGGTTCGGGCCGCGTCGCCTCGCACCCGTCCGAGGTCAACTGATCCGATCGGATCGCACGGGCCGGCTCCCTCGGGGGCCGGCCCTTCGCGTTGCTCGCGGGCGGGTCGCGGTGCTCGGGGTCAGATCCAGCCGGGCAGCCACATGTGCAGCCACCACAGCCGGTACGGCTCGAGGATCCCCGTCGACAGCGGCAGGAAGTACAGCGCCGACGCGAGCGCGATCACGACGAAGCCGGACGAGACCATGCGCCAGGCGCGGGTCTGGCGGGCCGCGTACCGGGCGGCGTCGACCCGCTCGCGCGGCGTCGGGTCGGGCAGCAGCACCGGCTCGCGGTCGCGGCAGAGCCACTGGAGCGCCAGCGCGACCGCCAGGCACACGTACGGCAGCAGGGCGATCGAGTAGAACTGGAACGTCGTGCGCTGCGGGTAGAGCAGCCACGGCACCCACGTGATCGCGAACCCGGCCAGCGGCACCGTGAAGCGGGCGCTGCGCGTGCGCACCGCGACGACGGCGAGGAACACGATCGCCGCGATCCCGGGGTACCACGCGATCGGATTGGGCAGGCTCGTGATCACGCCCATGCAGTCGTCGCTCCACGCGCACGTCGCCTCGCCGACGGCGGGGTGATCCACCCACATCGCGGTGGGGCGCTGCAGCAGCGGCCACTGCCACGCCGGGCTCGCGTAGGGGTGGCCGCTCGTGAGCCCCACGTGGAAGCCGTACACCGACGAGTGGTAGTTCCACAGCGCGATCAGCGGGTTCGGATCGGACTGGCGGTCGTAGCCGCCGGCCGTGAACAGCCATCCCGACCACGAGGCCAGGTACGTCACCGCCGCGATCGGCACGAGCAGCACGAACGACGCCGGCCCCTGCCGGACGATCGCGCTCGGCAGCCAGCCCTCGAAGCCGGCGCGGCGGCGCTCCAGCGCGTCGGTGGCGACGAGCCACAGGCCCACGCCGGCCAGCGCGTACAGGCCCGACCACTTCACCGCCGTCGCCGCGCCCAGCGCGACGCCCGCGGCGAGGACCCACGGGCGCCGCCACAGCACCGGACCGAACACCGAGTCGGGCGCGCTCTCGATCCGCTTGCGCACCTGCGTGCGATCGATCACGACGAACAGCACCGCGATCAGCACGAACAGCGCGAGGAAGTTGTCCAGCAGCGCCACCCGGCTCATCGAGATGCCGAGCCCGTCGACCGCGAGCAGACCGCCCGCGACCGCGCCGACCGCGATCGATCCCGACACCCGCCGCCCGATCGCGTACAGCACGGGCACCGCGGCGATGCCGGCGAGCGCTACGGCGAAGCGCCACCCCCAGCCGCTGTCGGCGCCGAACAGCGCCATGCCCAGCGCGATCAGCCACTTGCCGAGCGGCGGATGCACCACGTACGACGGATCGCTCGAGAACGCGCCGGTCTCGCCCGCGACGAACCGGGCGTCCCCGTCGTCGGGCCACGTGCCCTCGTAACCGAGGTTCCACAGCGACCAGGCGTCCTTGACGTAGTAGGTCTCGTCGAACACGAGCTCGTGGGGGTGCTGCAGGGCGATCAGCCGCGGCAGCGCGGCGATCACCGTCAGCAGCAACGGCGCGAGCCACTCCCACGCGCGCGCCCGGATCCTCACCCCGCCAGCCTATGGGCGCCCCGCCGATGCGTGCGGGATTGCGCGGGGGGTCGGGGGCGGGGCGGGGGTGCGCCTGCGATTCCGCGCAGATCTGCGATTCGGCGCAGATCGCGCGGCTGCGGCTGCGCTGTTGTGCAGATCTGCGCTGCAACGCCGGCGTCCGGGCAGGATCAGGACGCGCGGCGGCGGTGCAGACCGCGCGCGATGGCCGCCGTGATGAGTTCCTGCACGGTGGCCCAGTCGTCCATGACCTGGCGATAGCCGACGCGGATCACGTGGTAGCCGGCCAGACGGAGCCGGGCATGTGGGGTGCCGCTGCGCTGCAACGTAGATCTGCGCTGAAACGCCGGCGCGCACGCGGGGGCGAGCCGAGGCCGCGAACCCCTAGAACACCTCGCGGTGGGTGAGCTGCTCGGTGCCGATGATGCGGTGGCGCACGGCGGCGGAGAGCTGGTCGACGATGATCGTGACCACCACGGTCACCAGCAGGGCGATGCCCGCGCGCGCCCACTCGCGGCCGTTGAACAGCTGGTCGAAGAGGAAGCCGATGCCGCCGAGCCCGAGCATGCCGAGGATCGCGCCGGCGCGGATGTTGACCTCGAACCGGTACAGCCAGAACGACACGATCTCAGGCATCACCTGCGGCAGCATGCCCCAGCGCAGCACCGACAGGCCCGAGGCGCCGGTGGCGCGCAGCGCCTCGACGGGACCGGGGGAGAGGTCCTCGAGCGCCTCGCTCGTGAGCTTGCCCAGGGTGCCGACCGATCCGATGCCGAGCGCGATCGCGCCGGCGGCCGGGTGGAAGCCGAACAGGGGCAGCAGGAACACGATCGCGAGGATGAACTCCGGGATCGCCCGGATCACGTTGAGCAGGGTGCGGGTGATCCACACGAGCCATGCCGGGGCGACGTTGCGCGCGGCGGCGAAGCCCAGCGGCAGCGACAGGATCG
This genomic interval from Microbacterium sediminis contains the following:
- the hrpA gene encoding ATP-dependent RNA helicase HrpA, whose product is MPEPIITYPPELPVSAARDEIAAALRENQVVIVAGATGSGKTTQLPKIALELGRTRIAHTQPRRLAARTIAERVAEELQVELGGIVGYKVRFTDQISDATRIALMTDGILLNEIHRDRLLRRYDTIIVDEAHERSLNVDFLLGYLRRILPERPDLKVVITSATIDPESFARHFAAADGTPAPIIEVSGRTFPVEIRYRPLVDEAEERPARDAEPQDEVSAIVAALRELDREAPGDVLVFLPGEAEIRDAADAVRGAFANQAAPTEVLPLYGRLSAAEQHRVFERSTVAGVRRRVVLATNVAETSLTVPGIKYVIDTGTARISRYSNRAKVQRLPIEPISQASAQQRSGRAGRTSDGIAIRLYSEEDFEKRPEFTEPEILRTSLASVILQMLALGFGDITEFPFLTPPDSRGVKAALDLLVELGAVRLGRGQPSLTRIGRDIARLPIDPRFARMLIEAGRTGVQEEVLAIVAGLSIQDVRERPEDQREQADQAHARFADPASDFLGLLKLWDHLREQQRALGSSAFRRLCRSEFLNYVRVREWFDVHRQLRGMLPKPKRGSESLVDRSGEAAKRRRTEQASEASASRSRSTPESGHPQGEAIHRALLAGLLSQIGTLDTRDAKAAPKDRRPAPAEYRGARGIRFSIFPGSALRRQRPQAVMAAELVETSRLFARTVARIDPAWAEPLAGDLAKRQVSEPHWSKDAGAAVAYEKVTLYGVEIVPRRRIQFARVDRPGARDLFLRHALVEGDWDPSVLPQHLTQFLRQNAELRRRLEKLEERERRRDILAGDEAVYAFYDERIPQDVFDVRSFEAWWREGVARQPKLLTMREQDLVDGAATSDARDFPTKWTQGDQTLGLAYRFEPGAPDDGVTVVIPLPLLAQIEPAGFDWQVPGMRDELITAMLKALPKAIRRHVVPAADWAARFSEELAGQGPEDHAGRPAATLADVLARLVRRQANQPVGADAFELDRVPEHLKMSFRAVDQRGRALASDRDLATLQQRLAGKARDSVARQLDRAGSRAPKGAGRVAEATTIHASIERTGLTDWDLGELPEVVDTKVAGGVVRGYPALVDRKESVEIRVEATAEAARRVSRAGVRRLVLLQVPSPVSYIQEHLTANEKLALAASPYASARAVIEDCRAAVADAVLDRHGPVRTRAQFEAVRDEVSRGSVDDVLATVSLVARILTAAREVEKAMKRANSMTLLGALNDVRGQLAGLVHPGFVLATGLDRLRHLPRYLEGARIRLEQLPDNPGRDRAWMTEYERAAAAFAEAGGAIPLPADAPPQLVAARWLLEELRVSLFAQRLGTAEAVSVQRIQKALR
- a CDS encoding glycosyltransferase gives rise to the protein MTRRLVIVVRADPVICGHSGEARNLAEAALLRGFDEVRIVTWPIERLESAGLPLKPLDSVLPYSEGIHVERPEPVGDYKVVDGRYIGGLIGRLVELFTDGVPTVAMSLYLSPHTTAVTDAVEVARRTGLPVNVITVAEAVGSDITNVVRQCIEADRFGAAAHVLESYLASDVCVAVSQYTKDLIVEEARHLDTKHGTSYAARCEEKVAISYPAINAALFVGLEPEDVDRHLAARGLERDGYVFYLSRLARAKGVDDLIAGFAAAEAATDRQLVIAGRGPEEMELRAIAAASPAADRIRFLVDVDDAEKPFLFAGAAAYVLPTKPRPEFIETFGIALAEKALSGGGPAITTLTGGVGEAVGDTAIIIDVDAPEQIAAAIDRALSMGSAERAEWEDRAREYALQFDRASVFDALFERVTAVEAERERVRAAS
- a CDS encoding aldo/keto reductase, with protein sequence MTVPTVKLNSGYEIPQLGFGVFLVPPAEAEKAVSEALEVGYRHIDTAAIYKNEEGVGAAIAKSGIPREELFITTKLWNDRQSGEQPHDAIRESLDKLGLEYVDLYLTHWPTPQRDTYSNAWQKLIEIRDAGLSRSIGVSNHLPEHLDRIVKDTGVVPAVDQIELHPAYQQADVLAWGEANGMKIESWGPLGQGKYPLFENPAVAAAAEAHGKTPAQVVIRWHLQRGFIVFPKSVRTERMAENFDVFGFELTAAEMDAITALDPGDGSGRVASHPSEVN
- a CDS encoding dolichyl-phosphate-mannose--protein mannosyltransferase gives rise to the protein MRIRARAWEWLAPLLLTVIAALPRLIALQHPHELVFDETYYVKDAWSLWNLGYEGTWPDDGDARFVAGETGAFSSDPSYVVHPPLGKWLIALGMALFGADSGWGWRFAVALAGIAAVPVLYAIGRRVSGSIAVGAVAGGLLAVDGLGISMSRVALLDNFLALFVLIAVLFVVIDRTQVRKRIESAPDSVFGPVLWRRPWVLAAGVALGAATAVKWSGLYALAGVGLWLVATDALERRRAGFEGWLPSAIVRQGPASFVLLVPIAAVTYLASWSGWLFTAGGYDRQSDPNPLIALWNYHSSVYGFHVGLTSGHPYASPAWQWPLLQRPTAMWVDHPAVGEATCAWSDDCMGVITSLPNPIAWYPGIAAIVFLAVVAVRTRSARFTVPLAGFAITWVPWLLYPQRTTFQFYSIALLPYVCLAVALALQWLCRDREPVLLPDPTPRERVDAARYAARQTRAWRMVSSGFVVIALASALYFLPLSTGILEPYRLWWLHMWLPGWI
- the phnE gene encoding phosphonate ABC transporter, permease protein PhnE, which gives rise to MSTPRPAAPSKVPATIAFVAVAAVVIGCAVALRADWAALLGLPERLVTYARLLTEGFWANPFADPQREWWAVAFDFMLDSLSIAWIGTLIGAILSLPLGFAAARNVAPAWLVWITRTLLNVIRAIPEFILAIVFLLPLFGFHPAAGAIALGIGSVGTLGKLTSEALEDLSPGPVEALRATGASGLSVLRWGMLPQVMPEIVSFWLYRFEVNIRAGAILGMLGLGGIGFLFDQLFNGREWARAGIALLVTVVVTIIVDQLSAAVRHRIIGTEQLTHREVF